A genomic window from Pseudomonas argentinensis includes:
- a CDS encoding phosphate-starvation-inducible protein PsiE, producing MKWVDNSRKRMHEGANSIGNLFVEGFHYLGLFAIGAATAWASVAAFIGMVDKGSASVDDILLLFIYLELGAMVGIYFKTNHLPIRFLLYIAITALTRYLIGDVSHHKAPDIGLLYLCGGIFFLALSVLAVRFASYRFPSSKAIDSTGEVVGDNYSER from the coding sequence ATGAAGTGGGTGGACAATAGCCGCAAGCGGATGCACGAAGGCGCGAATTCGATCGGTAATCTGTTCGTCGAAGGCTTTCATTACCTGGGGCTGTTCGCCATCGGTGCGGCGACCGCCTGGGCGTCGGTCGCCGCGTTCATCGGCATGGTGGACAAGGGCAGTGCCAGCGTGGACGACATCCTGCTGCTGTTCATCTACCTGGAGCTGGGGGCGATGGTCGGCATCTACTTCAAGACCAACCATTTGCCGATCCGCTTTTTGCTGTACATCGCCATCACCGCGCTGACCCGCTACCTGATCGGCGACGTGTCCCATCACAAGGCGCCGGACATCGGCCTGTTGTACCTGTGCGGCGGCATCTTCTTCCTGGCGCTGTCGGTACTGGCGGTGCGTTTCGCGTCGTACAGGTTCCCGTCCAGCAAGGCCATCGACTCCACCGGCGAAGTGGTGGGCGACAACTACAGCGAGCGCTGA
- a CDS encoding YebG family protein, translating into MAVEVVYRSSRDPERLFMDKAEADRHDRMLELAELLSEVLQKAVPSLSEDQGEELGIYMARNRDVFAKAFKNQPDALGELGSQPDAE; encoded by the coding sequence ATGGCCGTCGAAGTGGTGTACCGCAGCAGTCGCGACCCGGAGCGCTTGTTTATGGATAAGGCCGAAGCAGATCGTCATGACAGGATGCTGGAGCTGGCCGAGCTGCTCAGCGAGGTGCTGCAGAAGGCCGTGCCGTCGCTCAGCGAGGACCAGGGCGAGGAGCTGGGTATCTACATGGCCAGAAATCGCGATGTGTTCGCCAAAGCGTTCAAGAACCAGCCCGATGCCCTCGGCGAACTGGGCAGCCAGCCGGACGCGGAGTGA
- a CDS encoding SirB1 family protein, which translates to MSARDHCLACLNAEQPALFEAALWIAAEHDPAVQPRQLMGELENLKQQVGAGLPNFPPQELAQPLLRRLSDLHFYEDDDSPVRPQAALLHKVLQRRRGQPLSIALIALELARRLQIPLQGVSFPGYFLLRVPGADHLLDPCGGRRLYTRDCRELLLRYLGPHAQLSAEHMLGCDALSMIVRLSRNLRHLHAQAEDYLSALKDAERVLQLAPPNVNDHLARADLYHHLDCSHAERFDVQRALLLCEDPTLRLKLGDRLRQSSGQPALH; encoded by the coding sequence ATGAGCGCGCGCGATCACTGCCTTGCCTGTCTGAATGCCGAACAGCCGGCGCTGTTCGAAGCCGCACTCTGGATCGCCGCCGAGCACGATCCGGCAGTGCAGCCCCGACAGCTCATGGGCGAGCTGGAGAATCTCAAGCAGCAAGTCGGCGCCGGCCTGCCCAACTTCCCGCCCCAGGAATTGGCGCAACCCCTGTTGCGACGCCTCAGCGACCTGCATTTTTATGAGGATGACGACAGCCCGGTACGCCCCCAGGCCGCGCTGCTGCACAAGGTGCTGCAACGGCGTCGCGGCCAGCCGCTGAGCATCGCGCTGATCGCCCTGGAGCTGGCGCGGCGGCTGCAGATACCGTTGCAGGGCGTGAGCTTTCCCGGCTACTTTCTGTTGCGCGTGCCCGGCGCCGATCACCTGCTCGACCCCTGTGGCGGGCGACGTCTGTACACTCGGGATTGCCGGGAATTGCTGCTGCGCTACCTCGGCCCCCATGCCCAGCTGAGCGCCGAGCACATGCTGGGCTGCGATGCGCTCAGCATGATCGTGCGCCTGTCGCGCAACCTGCGCCATCTGCACGCCCAGGCCGAGGATTACCTCAGTGCCCTGAAGGACGCCGAACGGGTGCTGCAGTTGGCGCCCCCCAACGTCAACGACCACCTGGCCAGGGCCGATCTGTATCACCACCTGGATTGCTCCCATGCCGAGCGCTTCGACGTACAGCGCGCCCTACTCTTGTGCGAAGACCCGACTCTGCGCCTGAAACTCGGTGATCGGCTGCGCCAGTCCAGTGGGCAGCCCGCGCTCCATTGA
- the gcvH gene encoding glycine cleavage system protein GcvH, protein MSELRFTVEHEWLRQEADGLVTVGITAYAQDALGDVVFVQLPELQAYAAGDEVAVLESVKAASNIGMPLDGEVVEVNPDLEASPELVNAEPLGQGWFFRFRPADAGALAGLLDQDAYERLLNAKADA, encoded by the coding sequence ATGAGCGAATTGCGTTTCACCGTCGAACACGAATGGCTGCGTCAGGAGGCCGATGGCCTGGTCACCGTAGGGATCACCGCCTACGCTCAAGACGCGCTGGGCGACGTGGTGTTCGTGCAGTTGCCCGAGCTGCAGGCCTACGCCGCCGGCGACGAGGTGGCGGTGCTGGAATCCGTGAAAGCCGCCAGCAACATCGGCATGCCACTCGACGGTGAGGTGGTCGAAGTGAACCCGGACCTCGAAGCCAGCCCCGAGCTGGTCAATGCCGAGCCCCTGGGCCAGGGCTGGTTCTTCCGCTTCCGCCCAGCCGATGCCGGCGCCCTGGCCGGCCTGCTCGATCAGGACGCCTACGAGCGCCTGCTCAACGCCAAAGCCGATGCTTGA